In the genome of Thermoanaerobaculia bacterium, the window CTTCGGAATCGGCGAGGGGGGGACCGGCGCGGGGGCCGCGGGACCGCGCTCGCGGACGATCCGGACCTCGGGTCCGCGGCGGCAGGCGCCCGAGAGCGCGAAGGCGCCGCACAAAAAAGCGGCGAGCCGAAGCCCGCCGCGGCGACGAGCGGACGGGAAGCGCGGGATCACGCGTGGGCGGCGGCTTCCCTCGAAACGCTCTCGAACCGTTCGTTCACCTTCTGCCAATTCACGTTCCTCAGGAACGCTTTCATGTACGACGTCTTGTCCGTCCCGTAGTCGATCATGAACGCGTGCTCCCAGGTGTCGAGGGCCAGGATCGGGCGGAGGCCGACCATCATCCGGTCGGCGTGCTCGAACACCTGATTGTGATGGAGCATACGGTCCCGGTCGTCCCACGTCAAAAGCACCCAGCCGTTGGTCGCGGTGGTGCCGCACGCCTCGAGATCGCTCTCCCAGTTCGAGATCGAGCCGAACGCGCTTTCGACGGCTTTCCGGACGTCTCCCGAAGGCTTCGCCTCGCGCGCGGCCGCCCCCAGGTTCTCGAAGTACAGTTCGTGCAGGTACACCCCGTTGTAGGGAGTCGCCTCGCGTCGGCGGAGCTCGGCGTATTCGCCGTACGAGAAGTTCGATTTCGCGACGCGCTGATCGTAGGGGATCGCCGCGATCTTGTCGCGGACTTCGTTCAGCTTCTTCACGTAGCCCTGATAGAGGCCGAAGTGCTGCGTCAGCTGCCGCTCCGAGAAGCCATCGAGCTTGCCGACGAGGTGATCGAAGTTCTTCGCCTGGATTGCCATGTTTTCTCCTTTCTCGAGAAAGTCACCGCGCCCGGGGATTCCGGTCCGGGCATGCCGGCGGACCGACGGAGCACCGCCGGAAATTCCGCTTTCCGACGGGTGCGCTCGAATGGTCCGAAGACGGCTGCGACTGCAAGAAAAGTGCCGTCGTCATTATTGAAACACGGCGGCCGGGCAGGATATTCTCCGCGCACTCGCCCGGACGTCCTCCGGGCCGTTCAACGAGAGAAGGAGGGAACGCCCGATGTGGCCTCAAGACCCCATGACCAACGTCCTCTTCCTGCTCCGGTGGCTCCATTTCCTGGCGGGAATCACGTGGATCGGCATGCTCTACTTCTTCAATCTCGTCAACGTGAAGTTCATGAAAGAGCTCGACGCGGCGACGAAGGGGAAGGTCGTGCCGAACCTGATGCCGAAGGCGCTCTGGTGGTTCCGGTGGGGCGCGTTCTGGACGGTCGTCGCCGGACTCGCGCTGCACATGTCGACGGTGACGAGCGAATCGCACGGTCTTCCGGCGTTTTTCTGGGTCTGGCTCGTCGTGGTCGTCGCGACGTTCGTCGTCGGAACGTGGCTCTTCACCGCCTTCAAGAAGGACGGCCGGGCGACCTTCGCCGCTTATCTCCTCCTGCTCGTCGTGATGAGCGTCGTCCTCTGGAAGGTGCACTCGTCGGCGAACACGTCCTGGAAGGTCCTCTCCATCGCGCTCGGCGGCGGAATGGGGATCATCATGTTCATGAACGTCTGGATGATCATCTGGCCGCTCCAGAAGAAGATCATCGCCGCGACGCGCGCGCAGGCGGAGTCCGGCGCCGCGCCGCCTGCCGAGATGCCCGCCTGGGCGCGTCGCGCATTCCTGGCATCGCGAGCCAACGCCTGGATGTCGGTCGCCATGCTGTTCTTCATGGGCGCGGCGAGCCACTTCCCGATCGGGATCGGAAAGTAGCGAACGGAACGCTCCGACGATCGGAATACCGGGGAGGCGAGAGCCTCCCCTTTTCTATGGTCGAGTGTCGAAAGTCGCGAGTCCCCAGGCTCGACCGTGGGCGGTCTCGAGTCGAGGCGCCCCGAGGGCGGGTTTCGTGTACTAAATCGGCGACGCTGACTCGACGGCCGTCGAGACGCGAGCCCGCCGCGCGATCGCGGCCCGACGCGTACGTCGAGCGCCGCCCGCGGACCGGATCGTCCCGGATCGCTCGATGCATCGGGCGCCCGCTATTCCCGGAGCGCCTCCCTCACCTTCTTCATGTCCTCCCACACGTCCTTCTTCCTCTCCGGGCTGCGCAGCAGGAACGCGGGATGGTACGTCGGCATGACCCGCACGGGCCCGAGCGGATGGAATCGCCCCCGCAATCGGCCGATCGAGAGCTCGCTCTCGAGGATCGCCTGGGTCGCGAACGTTCCGAGGGTCACGATGATCCGCGGCGCGATGAGCCGGATCTGCTCGCGGAGGTACGGCAGGCAGGCCGCGACCTCGTCGGGTTCGGGGTTCCGGTTCTCCGGGGGCCGGCACTTCAGGACGTTGGCGATGAAGACGTCGTCCCGGGTCAGGCCGATCGCCTCGATGATCTTCGTGAGGAGCTGTCCCGCGCGCCCCACGAACGCGAGGCCCTGCGCGTCCTCGTCCGCCCCCGGCGCTTCGCCGACGAACATGAGGGCGGCGCGAGGGTTCCCCTGGCCGAAGACCAGGTGCGTCCGCCTCGACGAGAGCTTGCAGCGCGGGCAGCCGGCCGTGAATCCGGCGAGCGCCTCCAGCGTCGGGAAATCCGCGGGAACGATCGGACGCGCCGCGGGATTCGTCGGGACGGCGTCGGTTCCGGGAGGGGCGCCGGCGGGAGGCCGCGGGGAAGCCGGCCGGGGCGGCGGAGGCGGCGAGGCGCGAACGGCGCCGGCCGCGACGTCGAGATAGATCTCCCGGATGCCGAGGTCCCGGAAGAACCGGATCTCCTCTAGATTTTTGCGGGGATCGTCCGCCACGACAGCGTCGAGGATACCGCGTCCCAGATCTTGTCCGCGATCTCTTTCTTGGGCCGGCGGGAGACCTCGACGCGCTGCCCCGTGGCGGAGAGGAGCACGACCTCGTTGTCGTCCGATTCGAACCCGACGCCCTCGCGCCCGACGTCGTTCCAGACGATCCAGTCGGCGTGCTTGGCGGCGAGCTTGCGGCGGGCGCGCTCTTCCTGTCCGTCGCCCGCCTCGGCGGCGAAGGCCACGACGATCCGCGAACCCTTGCGGGCCGCGACGGAGGCGAGGAGATCCTCGCCCGGCGAAAGCGCGAGGCTCCGGGGTCCGTCCGACCGGTGCAGGCGCCGAGGCGCCTTCTCCGGAACGAAGTCGGCGACGGCGGCGGCCATCACGAGGACGTCGCACGCGTCGAACCGCGCGTCGAGCAGGCTCTTGAGATCCCCCGCCGTCTCGAACCGGACGGCCTCGACTCCGGGGGGAACCGGGCGATCCGACCCGGTGAGGAGGACGACCTCCGCGCCGCGCGCGCGGGCGCGCTCCGCGAGGGCGTGCCCCATCCTTCCGGACGACCGGTTCGAGACGAAGCGCACCGGATCGATCGGCTCGCGCGTCGGTCCCGCGGTGACGAGCACCTTCGTGCCCGCGAGGTCGGCGGCGGAACGAAAGATCGCGGCCTCCACGATCTCCTCGGGCTCGGCCATCCGGCCGACCCCGGCCCGGCCGGAGGCGAGGGGTCCCGAGACGGGGCCCACGAAACGGACGCCCCGGGATCGGAGCACCCGCACGTTCTCCGCGACCGCGGGATGCTCCCACATCGCGCTCTCCATCGCGGGAGCGAGCACGATCGGGCCGCCATGCGAGAGGGCGTAGGTCGCCAGGGGGTCGTCGGCGATGCCGTGGGCGAGCTTCGCGATCGCGTCCGCGGAAGCGGGAGCGACGAGAAGGAGCTCCGCCCAGCCGGCGAGCGCGACGTGCTCCACCGCGGCGGAGGGGGCGAACATGTCGGAGAGGACGGGATTGCCCGAGAGGACGGAGAACGTGAGCGGGGCGACGAATTTCCCGGCGCTCTTCGAGAAGACGACCCGAACTTCGTCGCCGCGCTCCCGGAGGCGTCGGACGACGTCGGCGGCCTTGAACGCCGCGATGCTGCCGGAGACGCCGAGGATGATTTTCATTCAGGCCCGTCCCCGCGCCGCGGGCGCGCCGCCGTCCGGGGCGGCCGCCGGGCGGCGATCAGGACTCTTCGGTCTCGACCGGTTCCGGAGTCTCTTCGGTATCGGTCGGGAGCGACCCGCCCTCCGGTCCGAAGTCCCACCGGATCATGTTCTTCTCGAATTCGCCGGCCGCGAGCCGGGTGGGCTTGACGGGCGTCTCCGTCTCCATCTTGGGACGGGCGCCGCGCATCAGCTGCTCGGCGCGCCGCGCGAGCAGGATCACCATTCGAAACTTGCTGTCGACGCCTTCGGGCAGGTTCTGGATCACGGGAACTCCCCTCTATCGAAACTGTTTGCGAATCCGCTCGAGCTGGTCTTTCATCCGCGCCGGGCGCGACCGCGCCGCGGACACGATCGCCTCGAGCGAGCCGAGGGCCCGCTCAAGGTCGTCGTTGATAATAGCATAGTCGTACTGGGAGACCTCGTCGATCTCCCGGGCCGCGTTGGCCAGCCGCTTCTCGATCTGCCCCTCGTCGTCGAGCCCCCGTGCCCGGAGCCGCCGGGAAAGCTCGGCGGCCGAAGGGGGGAGGATGAAGATGGCGATCGAGCCGGGGTACTTTCCCTTGACCTGCCGAACGCCCTGGACGTCGATGTCGAGGATCACGTCCTGGCCGGCGAGGAGCCGCGGAAGGACCTCCCTTCGCGCCGTGCCGTAGAGGTTCCCGTGGACCTCCGCCCATTCCAGGAAATCGTCTCGCCCGATCATCCCGCGGAAGTCCTTCGCGGTCACGAAGTGGTATTCGCGGCTGTCCTCCTCCCCGTTGCGCCGCGCCCGCGTCGTGTGGGATACCGAGAAATGAAGGTCGCCGGAATGGCGCGTGAGGAGACGGGAGATGAGCGTCGTCTTCCCGCCTCCCGACGGCGAGGACACGATGAAGAGGTCGCCGGCGGCGATCTCGCTCATTCGAGGTTCTGCACCTGTTCGCGGATCTTCTCGGTCTCGCTCTTCATGTCGATGACGTCGCGGGTCACCGCGAGGTCCCGGCACTTGGAGCCGATCGTGTTGATCTCCCGCTGGATCTCCTGGGTCAGGAAGTCGAGTTTCTTCCCGACCGGCTCCGACGCGCGCGCGAGCAGGTCGCGGAACTGGTCGAGGTGGGAGTCGAGCCGCGTCACCTCCTCGGCCACGTCCGAGCGTTCCGCGAGGACGACCGCTTCCTGCTCGAGCCGGCCCGAGTCGAGCGGCGTGTCCGCGAAGAGCCCGGCGAGGCGTTCCTTCAGGGACGCGTGCAGCCGTTCGAGGATGTCCCGGCGCGCCTCCGCGATCCGGCCGAGCCTTTCGCGCAGGAATCCGACGCGTTCGAGGAGGTCCGCCGCGAGGAGCGCCCCCTCGGCCTCCCGCATCCGGGTCGCCTCCGCCGCCGCGTGAGAAGCGATCGCCGCGATCTGCTCGACGGCGTCGGTCTCCAGCGTCTCGGCCGCGCCCTCGACATGGACGACCTGGGGGACCGTGAGGAGGTCGCGCACCTCGAGGCGGCCGCCGATGGGAAATTTCGCGGCGAGCGCCGCGAATCGCGCGAGCAGTCCTTCCAGCAGCGATTCGTTGATCGTGATCTCGTGCGCGGGCTCCTGCAGGCGGCGGAGGCGGACCGTCACGTCCGCCTTCCCGCGGGCGATCCGCCGGGAAACCGCGCGACGGATCGCGGGCTCGAGGTCGGCGTGCTCCTCGCGCAGCCGGACGTTGAGATCCAGGAAGCGGTGGTTGACGGTCCGGATCGCGACGTCGACGCTCCACTCCCCCACGACGCCGTGCGCGCGGCCGAAGCCGGTCATGCTGCGGATGCTCACGCGGAAGCCTCCGCGACGCGCGGCTCGCCGTCCCGGAACTGCATCTCGTACAGACGGCGATAGAGGCCGCCCCGCCCGAGGAGCTCCGCGTGGGTCCCCTGGTCCACGACCCGGCCTTCGTCGAGGACCACGATCCGGTCGGCCCGCCGAACCGTCGAAAGGCGATGCGCGATGACGAGGGTCGTCTTTCCCACCATCAGCGTCGCGAGGGCTTCGGCGACCGCGGCCTCCGACTCGGCGTCGAGCTGGGAGGTGGCCTCGTCGAGGATCAGGATCGGGGCGTTCTTGAAGAAGGCTCGCGCGATCGACAGGCGCTGGCGCTGGCCGCCCGAGAGGCGGCCCGCGTCCTCCCCCACCGGCGTGTCGTAGCCCTCGGGGAGCGCCCCCAGGAACCCGTCCGCGCGCGCGCGCCGGGCCGCCTCGGCGACCGCTTCGTCCGTCGCGTCCGCGCGCCCGTAGGCGATGTTCGAGCGCGCCGTCCCGTTGAAGAGGAGCATCTCCTGGGTCACGAGCGCCATCTGTCCGCGGAGCGAGGCGAGGGTGACGGAGCGGATGTCGGTGCCGTCGATCGTGATGCGTCCACCGGCCGGATCGTACAGGCGTGGCAGGAGATTGGCGAGAGTGGTCTTTCCGGCCCCCGACGGCCCCACCAGGGCGATGGTGCGCCCCGCCGGGATCTCGAAGGTGACCCCGTGCACGACGTCCGCGTCGCCGTAGCGGAACGACACGCCCTCGAAGCGGATCCCCCGGGATATCGGCGGGAGGTCCGGCGCTCCCGGCGCCTCGCGGATCTCGTTTTCCCGGTCCATCAGCTCGAAGATCCGGGCCGACGACGAGATCGCCTGCTGCAGCGACAGGTTCACCTTCGTGACGTTCTTGATCGGCGTGTACATCGTCAGGAGCGCGATCAGGAACGACAGGAAGTCGCCGGCCGTCATCGTGCCGGCCGAGATCCTCCGGGCCGCGTAGACGAAGAGCAGGGTCAACCCGGTGCCGGAGAGGATCTCCATCAACGGCGACGAGATCGCCTGGATCCGGATCGTCCTGAGGTTCACGCGGAAGTACCGCTGGTTCGCGTGGCGGAAGCGCGCCGACTCGAATCCTTCCATCCCGTACGTCTTGACGATGCGGTGTCCCCGGATCGTCTCCTGGAGGATCTCGCCGATCTCGCCCATCCGTTCCCGGGAGGAGAAGGTCGTGGTGCGGAGGCGCCGCGAGATCTCGACGACCGGCCAGAGGAGCAGCGGCGCGACGACGAGGGCGAAAAACGTCAGCGTCCGGTTGAGGGAGAGGACGTACGCGAGCATGACCGCGATCGTCAGCACCCCCTGGAAGAGATCGGCGATCCGGGTTCCGAACGCCCCCTGGATCAGCTCGACGTCGCCGAGGAGACGGCTCATCAGGTCTCCCGTCGTCGCCCGCGAGTAGAAGCCGGCGGACTGGCGGACGAGATGGTCGTAGGCGTCGGCCCGCAGATCGCGCACCATCGAGAGGCCGACGCCGTTGAACTCGTACTCGGAAAGGTACGAAAACACGTTCTTGAGGACGAGCGCCAGGAGGAGGAGGGCGGGAACCGCGGCCCAGAGGGGTATTCCGCGCGCGACGAGCCCCGCCTTGAACGCGCCGTACGCCGCGTCGAGGGCGCGCATCACGGCCCCGTGCGAGCTCCGGGCGAGGGGCGAGACCGCCTCGGTCGGACGCGTCCCCCCCGCGGGCGTGAGGACGTCGTCGAAGAGCGAGCGGAAGAAGAAAACGAGCGCCCCGGTCGACATCGCGACGACGACCATCGCGGCGAGCGCCGCGGCGACCTTCCCGCGGTACGGGGCGAGGTAACGGAGCAGACGGCGGAGAACGGTCACGCCGGGAGCACCTCGAGGACGGCTTCCGCGGCGCGCGCGGACGCCCCCCTCGGCCCGAGCTTCTCCCGGACCTCCGCCCAGCGGCGACGGACGGCGTCCGCGGCGTCGGAGGAGTCGAGGAA includes:
- a CDS encoding superoxide dismutase — translated: MAIQAKNFDHLVGKLDGFSERQLTQHFGLYQGYVKKLNEVRDKIAAIPYDQRVAKSNFSYGEYAELRRREATPYNGVYLHELYFENLGAAAREAKPSGDVRKAVESAFGSISNWESDLEACGTTATNGWVLLTWDDRDRMLHHNQVFEHADRMMVGLRPILALDTWEHAFMIDYGTDKTSYMKAFLRNVNWQKVNERFESVSREAAAHA
- a CDS encoding urate hydroxylase PuuD produces the protein MTNVLFLLRWLHFLAGITWIGMLYFFNLVNVKFMKELDAATKGKVVPNLMPKALWWFRWGAFWTVVAGLALHMSTVTSESHGLPAFFWVWLVVVVATFVVGTWLFTAFKKDGRATFAAYLLLLVVMSVVLWKVHSSANTSWKVLSIALGGGMGIIMFMNVWMIIWPLQKKIIAATRAQAESGAAPPAEMPAWARRAFLASRANAWMSVAMLFFMGAASHFPIGIGK
- a CDS encoding uracil-DNA glycosylase; translated protein: MADDPRKNLEEIRFFRDLGIREIYLDVAAGAVRASPPPPPRPASPRPPAGAPPGTDAVPTNPAARPIVPADFPTLEALAGFTAGCPRCKLSSRRTHLVFGQGNPRAALMFVGEAPGADEDAQGLAFVGRAGQLLTKIIEAIGLTRDDVFIANVLKCRPPENRNPEPDEVAACLPYLREQIRLIAPRIIVTLGTFATQAILESELSIGRLRGRFHPLGPVRVMPTYHPAFLLRSPERKKDVWEDMKKVREALRE
- the coaBC gene encoding bifunctional phosphopantothenoylcysteine decarboxylase/phosphopantothenate--cysteine ligase CoaBC, which codes for MKIILGVSGSIAAFKAADVVRRLRERGDEVRVVFSKSAGKFVAPLTFSVLSGNPVLSDMFAPSAAVEHVALAGWAELLLVAPASADAIAKLAHGIADDPLATYALSHGGPIVLAPAMESAMWEHPAVAENVRVLRSRGVRFVGPVSGPLASGRAGVGRMAEPEEIVEAAIFRSAADLAGTKVLVTAGPTREPIDPVRFVSNRSSGRMGHALAERARARGAEVVLLTGSDRPVPPGVEAVRFETAGDLKSLLDARFDACDVLVMAAAVADFVPEKAPRRLHRSDGPRSLALSPGEDLLASVAARKGSRIVVAFAAEAGDGQEERARRKLAAKHADWIVWNDVGREGVGFESDDNEVVLLSATGQRVEVSRRPKKEIADKIWDAVSSTLSWRTIPAKI
- the rpoZ gene encoding DNA-directed RNA polymerase subunit omega, which encodes MIQNLPEGVDSKFRMVILLARRAEQLMRGARPKMETETPVKPTRLAAGEFEKNMIRWDFGPEGGSLPTDTEETPEPVETEES
- the gmk gene encoding guanylate kinase, which gives rise to MSEIAAGDLFIVSSPSGGGKTTLISRLLTRHSGDLHFSVSHTTRARRNGEEDSREYHFVTAKDFRGMIGRDDFLEWAEVHGNLYGTARREVLPRLLAGQDVILDIDVQGVRQVKGKYPGSIAIFILPPSAAELSRRLRARGLDDEGQIEKRLANAAREIDEVSQYDYAIINDDLERALGSLEAIVSAARSRPARMKDQLERIRKQFR
- a CDS encoding YicC/YloC family endoribonuclease, whose translation is MSIRSMTGFGRAHGVVGEWSVDVAIRTVNHRFLDLNVRLREEHADLEPAIRRAVSRRIARGKADVTVRLRRLQEPAHEITINESLLEGLLARFAALAAKFPIGGRLEVRDLLTVPQVVHVEGAAETLETDAVEQIAAIASHAAAEATRMREAEGALLAADLLERVGFLRERLGRIAEARRDILERLHASLKERLAGLFADTPLDSGRLEQEAVVLAERSDVAEEVTRLDSHLDQFRDLLARASEPVGKKLDFLTQEIQREINTIGSKCRDLAVTRDVIDMKSETEKIREQVQNLE
- a CDS encoding ABC transporter ATP-binding protein, which translates into the protein MTVLRRLLRYLAPYRGKVAAALAAMVVVAMSTGALVFFFRSLFDDVLTPAGGTRPTEAVSPLARSSHGAVMRALDAAYGAFKAGLVARGIPLWAAVPALLLLALVLKNVFSYLSEYEFNGVGLSMVRDLRADAYDHLVRQSAGFYSRATTGDLMSRLLGDVELIQGAFGTRIADLFQGVLTIAVMLAYVLSLNRTLTFFALVVAPLLLWPVVEISRRLRTTTFSSRERMGEIGEILQETIRGHRIVKTYGMEGFESARFRHANQRYFRVNLRTIRIQAISSPLMEILSGTGLTLLFVYAARRISAGTMTAGDFLSFLIALLTMYTPIKNVTKVNLSLQQAISSSARIFELMDRENEIREAPGAPDLPPISRGIRFEGVSFRYGDADVVHGVTFEIPAGRTIALVGPSGAGKTTLANLLPRLYDPAGGRITIDGTDIRSVTLASLRGQMALVTQEMLLFNGTARSNIAYGRADATDEAVAEAARRARADGFLGALPEGYDTPVGEDAGRLSGGQRQRLSIARAFFKNAPILILDEATSQLDAESEAAVAEALATLMVGKTTLVIAHRLSTVRRADRIVVLDEGRVVDQGTHAELLGRGGLYRRLYEMQFRDGEPRVAEASA